One part of the Nematostella vectensis chromosome 8, jaNemVect1.1, whole genome shotgun sequence genome encodes these proteins:
- the LOC5515353 gene encoding long-chain fatty acid transport protein 4, with translation MRTAVDQSPWVLRKVSTPSRIIRRLREMKKTSVWLCICVAIAWLIYALQISWLFFPAIFMAVFLCSGGRNFPRVFFKTILRDLKAIIAFTIVQLKCRYYNYKNVIMADLFESTAASLPNKPAFVFEGKSWTFKEADEFANRIANYFKSQGYAKGDVIALILENRPEFILIWLGLSKIGVISALINTNLHQDSLLHCISAANSKAIIFGSNFADSVVEIQDKLPENMLFYCHGNNGNSAIPAVSLDQTLRDSSPKKAVHSHQKSHLDVLMYIYTSGTTGLPKAALIRNSRYFMATGLYPLLGGTTKDVVYCPLPLYHSAAGILAVGYCIVHGSTLVLRKKFSASRFWDECIEHNVTVVQYIGELCRYLLAQPPRPTDNQHSVRLAIGNGLRPKIWTEFQSRFNITKIGEFYASTEGNANVINIDNQVGAVGFTSRIVPSAYPVKVVRVDPETGELIRGPDGLAVDCQPGEAGEMVSRIIKSSAVMRFDGYLNQRETSKKIARSVFSKDDYAFLSGDIVVQDEYGYVYFRDRTGDTFRWLGENVSTAEVESIASKFVGLRDVVVYGVEVPGAEGKAGMMAIVDTENSLELDDLACQFKTALPSYARPRFVRVMKAVDLTGTFKFQKFKLKKEGFDIGHVKDPLYYLDIKTGSYLPLDSEKYQLILDEKLRL, from the exons ATGCGAACTGCCGTAGATCAAAGTCCATGGGTTTTGCGTAAGGTCTCAACCCCGTCTCGTATCATCCGCCGGCTCCGAGAAATGAAGAAAACCAGTGTTTGGCTTTGTATCTGTGTAGCAATCGCTTGGCTAATCTATGCCTTGCAGATTTCATGGCTATTTTTTCCCGCCATATTTATGGCAGTGTTTCTGTGCTCGGGCGGGCGTAACTTCCCGAGAGTGTTCTTCAAAACAATCCTACGTGACCTGAA GGCCATTATTGCCTTTACCATTGTTCAGCTCAAATGTCGATACTACAACTACAAAAACGTCATAATGGCTGACTTGTTTGAATCGACTGCTGCCAGCCTTCCAAACAAACCTGCATTTGTCTTTGAGGGAAAGAGCTGGACTTTCAAAGAAGCTGACGAATTTGCCAATCGGATAGCAAACTATTTCAAGTCCCAAGGATATGCCAAAGGAGATGTTATTGCTCTTATCTTGGAAAACAGACCTGAGTTTATACTAATATGGCTTGGGTTATCAAAGATTGGGGTTATATCAGCCCTTATCAACACCAATCTTCACCAGGATTCCCTGTTGCATTGTATATCTGCGGCTAATTCTAAGGCCATTATATTTGGAAGTAATTTTGCAG ATTCTGTTGTAGAAATTCAAGACAAGCTTCCAGAGAATATGCTCTTTTACTGCCATGGCAACAATGGTAACAGTGCGATTCCAGCAGTGAGCTTAGATCAGACACTACGTGACAGCTCTCCTAAGAAAGCAGTTCACAGCCATCAGAAGAGTCATCTTGATGTCTTGATGTACATTTATACATCAGGGACAACTGGTCTGCCAAAGGCTGCTCTTATAAGAAATTCCAG GTATTTCATGGCTACTGGTCTATACCCTCTACTAGGAGGCACCACTAAAGACGTCGTCTACTGTCCATTGCCACTCTACCACTCTGCCGCTGGTATCCTAGCTGTTGGGTACTGCATCGTCCATGGATCAACACTTGTCTTGAGGAAGAAATTCTCTGCTAGTAGATTTTGGGATGAGTGCATTGAGCATAACGTTACT gtCGTCCAGTATATTGGGGAGTTGTGTCGCTATCTTCTAGCCCAACCTCCCCGCCCAACTGACAACCAGCACTCTGTTCGCCTGGCCATTGGCAACGGGCTCCGCCCGAAGATCTGGACAGAATTTCAGTCCCGTTTTAACATCACAAAGATAGGAGAATTCTATGCGTCTACTGAAGGCAATGCGAATGTTATCAATATTGATAACCAAGTTGGTGCAGTAGGTTTCACATCCCGTATTGTCCCTTCCGCTTATCCCGTCAAGGTTGTCCGAGTTGATCCTGAAACTGGAGAACTCATCCGAGGGCCTGATGGGCTTGCTGTGGATTGCCAGCCGGGAGAGGCTGGAGAGATGGTGTCTAGAATTATCAAAA GTTCTGCTGTGATGCGCTTCGATGGTTACCTCAATCAGCGCGAGACGTCTAAGAAAATCGCCCGCAGTGTCTTCAGCAAGGACGACTATGCTTTCTTAAGCGGTGATATAGTCGTCCAAGACGAGTACGGTTATGTCTATTTCCGAGACCGAACTGGCGACACCTTCCGATGGCTCGGCGAGAATGTCTCTACCGCCGAAGTCGAGTCCATCGCTAGTAAATTCGTTGGTCTTCGGGATGTGGTCGTGTACGGAGTTGAAGTTCCGGGCGCCGAAGGAAAGGCGGGAATGATGGCGATTGTCGACACCGAAAATTCTCTGGAGCTGGATGATCTTGCTTGTCAATTTAAAACAGCGTTGCCTAGTTACGCAAGACCTAGATTTGTTCGTGTTATGAAGGCCGTAGATTTGACCGGGACTTTCAAATTCCAGAAATTTAAGCTAAAAAaggaaggttttgacattggTCATGTTAAGGATCCGCTCTATTATCTGGATATCAAGACAGGTTCTTATCTTCCCCTAGATAGCGAGAAGTATCAACTGATTTTAGATGAGAAACTTCGACTCTAG
- the LOC5515317 gene encoding uncharacterized protein LOC5515317 isoform X2, with product MSSKTVQKVVAKKLKYYLDVKRREDAFDLSGPYLPAEDPNPLRAGPTLAYDGIHDRSLKHYYRDNNIKKQLQHMKIPQNMHRSREKTIRRYVDTTMASVDYRLKAGPISPYAFPQTVHPRPPPHRPKALMTVDEYFRTRKGSKRRKTPVHIVGKPRRISRRSPPQHIDKNERERLVNMASKLIVATETVALPQQKMQSKGFQANEEELPPLQSSSRRHSSTTESPFTSGHESESSHDAMKPAPPKNKPSSAHRRRPQSSFFKSSSFESPGKSTSGVHVVLPAGAETDTDKIKYLMDRMNLDGRGTSVMASPRQVDSRRPKSAIYPSKSEGFTSTGVNPIPSPYEYDDDFYSDEDSPHPASSPKMSWMEGDHEKIDMSTQTVVHSGTQTRFTEVNDEPKEREVFIPSKLSWADRGTTDAVDSRPPVAVATSGAATVNEPTNTATEIETQTRNRDLEPKVITYEVYIKTGDRLGAGTKATVKITIFGEYGNSGERQLLRSKTHRSKFQRGQVDVFAIDSLFLGKILSVRVGHNETRLGYGWFLDKVYVKEGVDATRAFEFKCNRWFSSRDDDGQVMRDLPVYDVVPASHVAAILPKVVERQDDQFFSPSDSETTQSEGEETPREYEPRPRETRHSKAKTKAKKSKPKPKAEVLDEEGGFKPVPAENLFEVSDEENDNDKDNEEDRFFEPSQEASGSEHSDEEVVDRKPPKNVTNKPPPAPAKKPSKVKHLPKLAAVKKEKDKSSSSEEERAKSGEEEREEEEKEKEEEEQVTPEEPRSSEEESKPKPGRPKGTHHLRLVTTAVSPFLKSRAKKQPSPIAEEPSPETPRKPEPEVTQDRDESDEEPQVEFTPTEKKKAERPTSAHSTHSEDFEEGFRAGIRKKQEEERMKHRASISESENVFRTGPSIHDAAKKGDLARIKELIGVAPAMKSVPDEKGMTALHIASSNGHLDCVKWLAVSGVDLGQETPTGYTAIHLAAMGGHVNCMMILSAMGSVVNCKTVDDQTPLHLAAMSGHLECVKWLLANRSRTEAEDSNGRTALDIAEEYGHEDIVKLLKKFKKELTRQDSTLAQLMTAEKKRRKSNESMVSDNDGAPSKVSDSGVGGMESEEDNWISDAEDDNNEDGVMKDRRTESKRAPDRPDSASRSRTDSIVSAEEKKMMFDKQRMKMKKRNSSFLDSIRMDVENDEEEF from the exons ATGAGCTCCAAAACAGTCCAGAAAGTTGTTGCCAAGAAATT GAAATACTATCTGGATGTAAAAAGAAGAGAGGATGCATTTGACCTTTCTGGGCCTTATTTACCAGCAGAGGATCCTAACCCATTAAGAGCT GGGCCAACTCTTGCTTATGATGGCATCCATGACAGAAGTCTAAAACATTACTACAGAGATAACAACATCAAGAAACAACTACAGCACATGAAAATTCCACAAAACATGCATCGTTCAAGAGAGAAAACTATCCGGCGCTATGTCGACACAACCATGGCGTCTGTAGACTACCGCTTAAAGGCAGGCCCTATATCGCCGTATGCTTTTCCACAGACGGTACACCCCAGACCACCACCCCACAGACCCAAGGCTTTGATGACAGTGGACGAGTATTTCAGGACAAGGAAGGGATCTAAGCGAAG AAAAACTCCTGTGCACATTGTTGGAAAACCAAGGCGCATATCAAGAAGATCCCCTCCTCAACACATTGACAAGAATGAGCGTGAGCGATTAGTGAATATGGCTAGCAAGCTTATTGTAGCCACG GAGACAGTGGCCTTACCACAACAGAAGATGCAAAGTAAAGGCTTCCAAGCTAATGAGGAG GAGCTGCCTCCATTGCAAAGTAGCAGCCGGCGACATTCAAGCACAACTGAATCCCCCTTTACCTCAGGGCATGAGTCTGAGAGTTCCCATGATGCAATGAAGCCAGCCCCACCCAAG AACAAACCTTCGTCAGCACATAGACGTAGACCTCAATCTTCCTTCTTCAAGTCCTCATCTTTTGAAAGCCCAGGGAAGAGCACAAGTGGAGTCCATGTGGTCCTCCCTGCAGGAGCAGAAACAGACACTGACAAAATAAA GTACCTAATGGACAGAATGAATCTCGATGGGCGTGGCACGTCTGTGATGGCCTCCCCCCGACAGGTGGACTCGAGACGACCAAAGAGTGCAATCTACCCTTCTAAATCTGAGGGATTCACTAGtacaggggtcaacccaatcccCTCTCCATATGAATATGATGATGACTTTTACAGCGATGAGGATTCTCCGCACCCAGCATCCTCACCAAAGATGTCATGGATGGAAGGGGACCACGAAAAGATTGACATGTCTACACAGACTGTGGTCCATTCAG GAACACAGACAAGGTTCACCGAAGTAAATGATGAGCCGAAAGAGAGAGAAGTTTTTATTCCTTCCAAACTATCCTGGGCTGACAGAGGGACAACCGACGCTGTCGACTCCAGGCCCCCTGTTGCCGTAGCAACGAGTGGCGCGGCCACTGTCAACGAGCCAACCAACACAGCAACGGAAATAGAAACGCAGACGCGGAACAGAGATCTGGAACCGAAAG TCATCACATATGAGGTCTACATCaagacgggtgaccgcctgggggCTGGTACGAAGGCCACCGTCAAGATTACCATATTTGGAGAGTACGGAAATTCCGGAGAAAGACAACTCTTACGATCCAAGACGCATCGATCGAAATTTCAGCGCGGCCAGGTCGATGTGTTCGCAATCGATTCCCTTTTTCTTGGAAAGATACTGAGCGTTCGTGTCGGGCACAACGAAACGAGGCTTG GCTACGGCTGGTTCCTCGACAAGGTGTATGTCAAAGAGGGCGTGGATGCGACACGTGCTTTTGAGTTCAAGTGCAACCGCTGGTTCTCGTCACGTGACGATGATGGACAGGTCATGAGGGACCTCCCCGTTTATGACGTCGTGCCAG cATCACATGTTGCAGCGATTCTTCCCAAAGTAGTAGAGAGGCAAGATGACCAGTTTTTCAGCCCGAGCGACAGCGAAACCACCCAAAGCGAAGGCGAGGAGACTCCTCGGGAATACGAACCACGGCCGAGGGAAACTCGACACAGCAAAgctaaaacaaaagcaaagaaATCGAAACCCAAACCGAAAGCCGAAGTTTTAGACGAGGAAGGTGGATTCAAGCCAGTGCCAGCTGAGAACCTTTTTGAAGTCAGCGACGAGGAGAACGATAACGATAAAGATAACGAAGAGGACCGTTTTTTTGAGCCGAGTCAGGAGGCTAGCGGGTCAGAACACAGTGATGAGGAAGTGGTTGACAGAAAACCGCCCAAAAATGTCACCAACAAACCGCCGCCTGCACCAGCGAAGAAACCCAGCAAG GTGAAGCACTTACCTAAACTCGCAGCagtaaagaaagaaaaggatAAGTCTTCCTCAAGCGAAGAGGAGAGAGCAAAGAGTGGGGAAGAAGAAAGggaagaggaggagaaggAAAAGGAAGAGGAGGAGCAAGTGACACCCGAAGAGCCGCGCAGCTCCGAGGAGGAGAGCAAACCGAAACCAGGAAGACCCAAG GGTACCCACCACCTGCGCCTTGTCACGACAGCAGTGTCGCCATTTCTAAAATCTCGCGCCAAGAAACAACCCTCGCCAATCGCTGAGGAACCGAGCCCTGAGACCCCACGCAAACCGGAACCGGAAGTGACGCAAGATCGGGACGAAAGCGACGAGGAGCCACAAGTCGAGTTTACTCCGAcggaaaagaaaaag GCTGAGCGCCCGACTTCCGCTCACAGCACGCATAGCGAGGACTTCGAGGAAGGCTTCCGTGCTGGTATTAGGAAAAAGCAGGAAGAGGAAAGGATGAAGCACCGAGCCTCCATCTCCGAGAGCGAGAACGTCTTCAGGACAG GCCCCTCTATCCATGACGCCGCCAAGAAAGGTGACTTGGCGCGCATCAAAGAACTGATCGGTGTCGCACCAGCCATGAAGAGTGTCCCAGATGAGAAAGGCATGACGGCACTGCACATCGCCTCGTCCAACGGACACCTGGATTGCGTCAAGTGGCTAGCGGTCAGCGGTGTGGACCTAGGACAGGAGACGCCAACAGGTTACACTGCCATCCACCTTGCGGCGATGGGAGGTCACGTGAATTGCATGATG ATCCTCTCCGCAATGGGAAGTGTAGTCAACTGTAAAACTGTGGACGATCAGACGCCACTTCACCTTGCAGCCATGAG TGGTCACCTAGAATGTGTCAAGTGGCTGTTGGCAAACCGTTCCCGGACGGAAGCAGAAGATTCTAACGGTCGCACTGCACTAGACATCGCCGAGGAGTACGGACATGAAGACATTGTCAAACTACTCAAGAAATTCA aaaaagaGCTGACTCGCCAGGACAGCACTCTCGCGCAACTGATGACTGCCGAGAAAAAGCGGcgaaagag TAACGAGTCCATGGTGAGCGATAACGATGGCGCACCCTCTAAGGTATCGGACAGTGGCGTGGGAGGGATGGAGAGCGAAGAGGACAACTGGATCAGTGATGCCGAG GACGACAATAACGAGGACGGAGTCATGAAGGACCGCCGCACCGAGTCCAAACGAGCCCCAGATCGGCCAGACTCGGCATCACGCAGTCGAACCGACTCTATTGTTAGCGCCGAG GAAAAAAAGATGATGTTTGACAAACAGagaatgaaaatgaaaaaaaggaattctAGTTTCCTGGACAGCATTCGAATGGACgtggaaaatgatgaagagGAGTTCTAA
- the LOC5515317 gene encoding uncharacterized protein LOC5515317 isoform X1, which translates to MKKSLNQVPRHGRCKSSCLYFISEDSDTEIQHQNGKYYLDVKRREDAFDLSGPYLPAEDPNPLRAGPTLAYDGIHDRSLKHYYRDNNIKKQLQHMKIPQNMHRSREKTIRRYVDTTMASVDYRLKAGPISPYAFPQTVHPRPPPHRPKALMTVDEYFRTRKGSKRRKTPVHIVGKPRRISRRSPPQHIDKNERERLVNMASKLIVATETVALPQQKMQSKGFQANEEELPPLQSSSRRHSSTTESPFTSGHESESSHDAMKPAPPKNKPSSAHRRRPQSSFFKSSSFESPGKSTSGVHVVLPAGAETDTDKIKYLMDRMNLDGRGTSVMASPRQVDSRRPKSAIYPSKSEGFTSTGVNPIPSPYEYDDDFYSDEDSPHPASSPKMSWMEGDHEKIDMSTQTVVHSGTQTRFTEVNDEPKEREVFIPSKLSWADRGTTDAVDSRPPVAVATSGAATVNEPTNTATEIETQTRNRDLEPKVITYEVYIKTGDRLGAGTKATVKITIFGEYGNSGERQLLRSKTHRSKFQRGQVDVFAIDSLFLGKILSVRVGHNETRLGYGWFLDKVYVKEGVDATRAFEFKCNRWFSSRDDDGQVMRDLPVYDVVPASHVAAILPKVVERQDDQFFSPSDSETTQSEGEETPREYEPRPRETRHSKAKTKAKKSKPKPKAEVLDEEGGFKPVPAENLFEVSDEENDNDKDNEEDRFFEPSQEASGSEHSDEEVVDRKPPKNVTNKPPPAPAKKPSKVKHLPKLAAVKKEKDKSSSSEEERAKSGEEEREEEEKEKEEEEQVTPEEPRSSEEESKPKPGRPKGTHHLRLVTTAVSPFLKSRAKKQPSPIAEEPSPETPRKPEPEVTQDRDESDEEPQVEFTPTEKKKAERPTSAHSTHSEDFEEGFRAGIRKKQEEERMKHRASISESENVFRTGPSIHDAAKKGDLARIKELIGVAPAMKSVPDEKGMTALHIASSNGHLDCVKWLAVSGVDLGQETPTGYTAIHLAAMGGHVNCMMILSAMGSVVNCKTVDDQTPLHLAAMSGHLECVKWLLANRSRTEAEDSNGRTALDIAEEYGHEDIVKLLKKFKKELTRQDSTLAQLMTAEKKRRKSNESMVSDNDGAPSKVSDSGVGGMESEEDNWISDAEDDNNEDGVMKDRRTESKRAPDRPDSASRSRTDSIVSAEEKKMMFDKQRMKMKKRNSSFLDSIRMDVENDEEEF; encoded by the exons ATGAAGAAAAGTTTAAATCAAGTGCCTCGACATGGTCGATGCAAGAGTTCTTGTCTATACTTCATTTCTGAAGACAGTGATACTGAAATTCAACATCAAAATGG GAAATACTATCTGGATGTAAAAAGAAGAGAGGATGCATTTGACCTTTCTGGGCCTTATTTACCAGCAGAGGATCCTAACCCATTAAGAGCT GGGCCAACTCTTGCTTATGATGGCATCCATGACAGAAGTCTAAAACATTACTACAGAGATAACAACATCAAGAAACAACTACAGCACATGAAAATTCCACAAAACATGCATCGTTCAAGAGAGAAAACTATCCGGCGCTATGTCGACACAACCATGGCGTCTGTAGACTACCGCTTAAAGGCAGGCCCTATATCGCCGTATGCTTTTCCACAGACGGTACACCCCAGACCACCACCCCACAGACCCAAGGCTTTGATGACAGTGGACGAGTATTTCAGGACAAGGAAGGGATCTAAGCGAAG AAAAACTCCTGTGCACATTGTTGGAAAACCAAGGCGCATATCAAGAAGATCCCCTCCTCAACACATTGACAAGAATGAGCGTGAGCGATTAGTGAATATGGCTAGCAAGCTTATTGTAGCCACG GAGACAGTGGCCTTACCACAACAGAAGATGCAAAGTAAAGGCTTCCAAGCTAATGAGGAG GAGCTGCCTCCATTGCAAAGTAGCAGCCGGCGACATTCAAGCACAACTGAATCCCCCTTTACCTCAGGGCATGAGTCTGAGAGTTCCCATGATGCAATGAAGCCAGCCCCACCCAAG AACAAACCTTCGTCAGCACATAGACGTAGACCTCAATCTTCCTTCTTCAAGTCCTCATCTTTTGAAAGCCCAGGGAAGAGCACAAGTGGAGTCCATGTGGTCCTCCCTGCAGGAGCAGAAACAGACACTGACAAAATAAA GTACCTAATGGACAGAATGAATCTCGATGGGCGTGGCACGTCTGTGATGGCCTCCCCCCGACAGGTGGACTCGAGACGACCAAAGAGTGCAATCTACCCTTCTAAATCTGAGGGATTCACTAGtacaggggtcaacccaatcccCTCTCCATATGAATATGATGATGACTTTTACAGCGATGAGGATTCTCCGCACCCAGCATCCTCACCAAAGATGTCATGGATGGAAGGGGACCACGAAAAGATTGACATGTCTACACAGACTGTGGTCCATTCAG GAACACAGACAAGGTTCACCGAAGTAAATGATGAGCCGAAAGAGAGAGAAGTTTTTATTCCTTCCAAACTATCCTGGGCTGACAGAGGGACAACCGACGCTGTCGACTCCAGGCCCCCTGTTGCCGTAGCAACGAGTGGCGCGGCCACTGTCAACGAGCCAACCAACACAGCAACGGAAATAGAAACGCAGACGCGGAACAGAGATCTGGAACCGAAAG TCATCACATATGAGGTCTACATCaagacgggtgaccgcctgggggCTGGTACGAAGGCCACCGTCAAGATTACCATATTTGGAGAGTACGGAAATTCCGGAGAAAGACAACTCTTACGATCCAAGACGCATCGATCGAAATTTCAGCGCGGCCAGGTCGATGTGTTCGCAATCGATTCCCTTTTTCTTGGAAAGATACTGAGCGTTCGTGTCGGGCACAACGAAACGAGGCTTG GCTACGGCTGGTTCCTCGACAAGGTGTATGTCAAAGAGGGCGTGGATGCGACACGTGCTTTTGAGTTCAAGTGCAACCGCTGGTTCTCGTCACGTGACGATGATGGACAGGTCATGAGGGACCTCCCCGTTTATGACGTCGTGCCAG cATCACATGTTGCAGCGATTCTTCCCAAAGTAGTAGAGAGGCAAGATGACCAGTTTTTCAGCCCGAGCGACAGCGAAACCACCCAAAGCGAAGGCGAGGAGACTCCTCGGGAATACGAACCACGGCCGAGGGAAACTCGACACAGCAAAgctaaaacaaaagcaaagaaATCGAAACCCAAACCGAAAGCCGAAGTTTTAGACGAGGAAGGTGGATTCAAGCCAGTGCCAGCTGAGAACCTTTTTGAAGTCAGCGACGAGGAGAACGATAACGATAAAGATAACGAAGAGGACCGTTTTTTTGAGCCGAGTCAGGAGGCTAGCGGGTCAGAACACAGTGATGAGGAAGTGGTTGACAGAAAACCGCCCAAAAATGTCACCAACAAACCGCCGCCTGCACCAGCGAAGAAACCCAGCAAG GTGAAGCACTTACCTAAACTCGCAGCagtaaagaaagaaaaggatAAGTCTTCCTCAAGCGAAGAGGAGAGAGCAAAGAGTGGGGAAGAAGAAAGggaagaggaggagaaggAAAAGGAAGAGGAGGAGCAAGTGACACCCGAAGAGCCGCGCAGCTCCGAGGAGGAGAGCAAACCGAAACCAGGAAGACCCAAG GGTACCCACCACCTGCGCCTTGTCACGACAGCAGTGTCGCCATTTCTAAAATCTCGCGCCAAGAAACAACCCTCGCCAATCGCTGAGGAACCGAGCCCTGAGACCCCACGCAAACCGGAACCGGAAGTGACGCAAGATCGGGACGAAAGCGACGAGGAGCCACAAGTCGAGTTTACTCCGAcggaaaagaaaaag GCTGAGCGCCCGACTTCCGCTCACAGCACGCATAGCGAGGACTTCGAGGAAGGCTTCCGTGCTGGTATTAGGAAAAAGCAGGAAGAGGAAAGGATGAAGCACCGAGCCTCCATCTCCGAGAGCGAGAACGTCTTCAGGACAG GCCCCTCTATCCATGACGCCGCCAAGAAAGGTGACTTGGCGCGCATCAAAGAACTGATCGGTGTCGCACCAGCCATGAAGAGTGTCCCAGATGAGAAAGGCATGACGGCACTGCACATCGCCTCGTCCAACGGACACCTGGATTGCGTCAAGTGGCTAGCGGTCAGCGGTGTGGACCTAGGACAGGAGACGCCAACAGGTTACACTGCCATCCACCTTGCGGCGATGGGAGGTCACGTGAATTGCATGATG ATCCTCTCCGCAATGGGAAGTGTAGTCAACTGTAAAACTGTGGACGATCAGACGCCACTTCACCTTGCAGCCATGAG TGGTCACCTAGAATGTGTCAAGTGGCTGTTGGCAAACCGTTCCCGGACGGAAGCAGAAGATTCTAACGGTCGCACTGCACTAGACATCGCCGAGGAGTACGGACATGAAGACATTGTCAAACTACTCAAGAAATTCA aaaaagaGCTGACTCGCCAGGACAGCACTCTCGCGCAACTGATGACTGCCGAGAAAAAGCGGcgaaagag TAACGAGTCCATGGTGAGCGATAACGATGGCGCACCCTCTAAGGTATCGGACAGTGGCGTGGGAGGGATGGAGAGCGAAGAGGACAACTGGATCAGTGATGCCGAG GACGACAATAACGAGGACGGAGTCATGAAGGACCGCCGCACCGAGTCCAAACGAGCCCCAGATCGGCCAGACTCGGCATCACGCAGTCGAACCGACTCTATTGTTAGCGCCGAG GAAAAAAAGATGATGTTTGACAAACAGagaatgaaaatgaaaaaaaggaattctAGTTTCCTGGACAGCATTCGAATGGACgtggaaaatgatgaagagGAGTTCTAA